The DNA window GCAGCCCTTCTCCATATCTAACTTGGAAACTTTCCGATTTTTTTCTGTAAAAATTATTTGGTTGTATTTTCTTCAATTTAATGAGAGAGAGAAGCTATAACTGCCTACTTCTTTCGCGTATAATGAAAAAACGCCAGTTATTGTATTTTCTAAGGATTTAACTGGGGCCTTCTTAGCTCACATATTTAACTTCCAACAAAGGTTTTGGCACAAATTAGCATGAACATCCTTATCTGAATCACTCTCTGGTGATTGGTTCATATTCTCAATCCATACAATAGGTTTCCACAACTAATTGTCATTTTTGTTAAGATGCATACGTGGCATTCATGTCAAATAACATTTTCTGCTATAATATCTCCATCGAGGCTTGGTCTGTAACTGAAGTTGTAGATACCACTTAAATTCTCATGCATGCTTTGGATCATTATTTAGGTCTTTCTGATGACAGCTATTGTTGGATGTAATTCAGGTACTGCCCAAGTTGCAAAAAACACCAACAAGCCAGTAAAAAATTAGATCTCTGGAGATTGCCAGAGATTCTGGTTATTCATTTAAAAAGGTTCTCATACAGTAGGTTCATGAAAAACAAGCTGGAGGCGTACGTTGACTTCCCTGTTGATGATCTTGATTTGTCAACCTACATTTCGTACAAAAATGGCCAGCTATCTCATCGTTACATGCTTTATGCTATCAGCAATCACTATGGAAGCATGGGAGGTGGTCATTACACTGCATTTGTCCATGTAAgtgtttcatactttcaattttttctttattttctctcattcttctcttcaTATTTGATGGAGAACTTTCTTTTGATTACTGATTTCAATTGAAATTATATAGAGAAGAATAAAACTCAGCCTGGCCTCCCACCCAATATCTGTTGGGCTAAGCATACTGTTCACTAATTCAAAGTCGATCATGCATAATAGGTCTCCGACACAAGGGACCTGTTTATTGTATCTTCATGATATAATACTTTTTAGCTTATGAGATAAATgcagtgtaattttttttgttattatacCTGGACTTAGCCTGATTACTTGAATTTCTGTTTTGCTTACCTGAATTTGCTAATCATATGGTCCTTCTTTTTGCACTCAGAGTTGTTGCCATTTTCGTCTTCCTTTTATCTTACAGAgcttttatttgtgtttgttctTCTTTAGCACGGGGGTGATCGGTGGTATGACTTTGATGATAGCCATGTTCACCCAATCAGCCAGGACAAGATAAAGACTTCAGCTGCCTATGTTCTTTTCTATAGAAGAGTTGTGGATGTGTAAGTGTCGAGTAGAGCTTTTAATCCCTTCGATCCGTCAGAATTTGGCCGTTGATGTATCCATATCATTTTTGTAGTATTAGTCCCCATCTTGTATTGCAAGGTTAGCATTCTTTTAATCTTACCTTTGTTAGGTGTTTAAGCATggaaaaaaatgaatcaaacaacTGAATCCTATTCAAAGTTGGATTCTTTCAAGCATTTCCTAACTACTTAGGTTCCCATGAAAGTGTGATACTAGCCCATTCTTGTATACCTGATGATTGGACAGAAATATTTGATTCTTTGATGAGCAGTCACAATTTCTTATTTGCAACTTCTTGTCAGAATTTTATTTCGTTATGTTGATTGGACAGAATTTTTTATGATATGGATGAACGCAACCCTAGCCGATGACTTTTATTGGGCTTGAGAATAGATCCATAGGCTGTAAGAACTCTGGCACGAGACCCAGTTAGGATCAGCCCGATTTGAGATAAGAAGACTACCCCGTGCCATGAGGCCCATGGTAGCAAACCCAACCCATTGGTAGGGGTGAATATCGGGTTGGGTTCCGGGTTATCGGACCAGATCTGACCCGACCCGATAATTTTTAGGATCTCTAGACCCGATCCGTTAACCATGAAAAAAATATTCCGGGTTCGGGCCACCGGGCTATCTGGTTCAGATCGGGTTAAGCCGGTGGCCCGGTAGAAAAAAGACATTAAAACAAACCGTTCACTGTTCAAGGGCTTCTTtgtgctctgtttttttttttttttgataaaacttcTTTGTGCTTTAAAGGCCCGTTCCATGTGCCTCTCTTTTTATAAACAATGTGGGATACTAAAAAGTGAACTAACAAGTtgcttaaaaatatatatatatatatatatatatatattatatttctataaaaataaattgtttgTCTTCACCAATACAAGCCTTCTTTTCTCCCTGAAACACCACCTTTTAACTAGACCAGGTGAAAGAGTGAGGAGACTGAGACGAGCTATGTTTAGGGGTGTTTCAGTGTTTGTGTGTTGGTTAAAAAGTGAACTAAGTTTCAGTGTTTGTGTGTTTTGGTTAAGATTCTTAAGGAGCACTAGTTGAGCTCTAATTGAGCTTCAAAAATCTTTTTGATGCATCATGCCATTGGACTGTACAATGCTTTTGTTTCACCTATCCCATTGACTGTACAATGCTTGCTGGCACAAATATTTGTTTGAGAAATTCCCATCACAAGTGAGAATCGCAATGAGAAACACATGCAAAATCAAATTGTTAGACATGTCACTATCCCACATCGTAAAAGTTGAAAGAGAAGCATGGGTAAAATGGctataaaagcacaaaaaaacaCATAGTTTGACACAAAGTCAAAAACAttcaatttaaaaattattgtggGACGAGTTATCGGGTGACCCGATAGCCCAAGAATGACATAAATATTAACCCGGAACCCGGTCCTGCTATTAATTTTTCAGGCCGGGTTTGGTTCGGACCAATAAATAATGATTCGGGTCAGCTTGATAAGCTCCGGGTTGGTTTTGGTCTCCGGGCCGGACTGGGTTTGCAGACCCGCTGAACACCCCTACCCACTGGAACCGCATCAGGCCTGTGGTGGTGTGCCTGGGCAAAGGCAAGTGAAGCTGACGTGTACTCCTGTTGACCGCTCCTAGGGTGAAGTTCGAGAGAGAGGGAGATTCCAAGTAACAGGTAGAAATGAAAATGTCCATGGGCCATTTAAGCCTAAAACAAGGCCCAGTATGATAGGACCCAAAGAGTCAAGAAGCGTGAAGGATTCATTGAGGGGGTCAGCCCATTTAGACTAGGCACAGACACAGACTCAGACTCACACACAATCACTTAACTGGACTTGAGCTTACAAACTAAAAGGAATGTTGGGCCCAAATGAACATGGATAATTGAGGACCTTCAAAGTTTTAGTAGTCTTTCAAAGCTTTATAATAATGAACACTTAAAGAACTGTGAAGCCATTTTTCTCATGCATTTGGACTTTGTGTCAATTGGATGGAATTCATAGTATATATTCTCTGCATGAATTGTTGTTATAATGGCAGGATAGGATAAGATCGGATAATGTGCTCTCGTGTCACAATAGCGGCTAATAAGACAGACAAGGTAGTTGTCTAGTTGAGAAATCGAGAAACCAGCGAGTCTTCAGCTAAAACCTAACAATATGGACGTATCAGTAAACTCACAACACATTCCCCAACTACCACCATAAACGATCTAAAACCCCAGGAGCGTGCTCCGATTTTCCAACTCTAAGGCCAACCAAACCAAATCCAGCTAAGTTATACACGACTGCAACACTTTCTCTGTCTACCGGAAATGACTCCGACCGCGATCCTTGCTGGCCTGCTCCTCCTTGTCTCCATCTACTGTGCGACAGACCCGTTCAACCACGGCGCTATCTCCGACTTCCCGGACTTCGTTGCGCACAAAATTGAGCTGCCTCCTTGGGCGGAGGTCCCTACAGATAGAGACACCCAGAATTTGCTGCAAAAATCGGAAATCAAGTTCCTAAACCAGGTCCAGGGACCCGAGAGCATGGCCTTTGACCCGCAAGGACGCGGGCCCTACACTGGCGTCGCTGATGGGAGGATTCTGTTCTGGAATGGCGAGACATGGACCGATTTCGCTTACACTTCCGACAATAGGTCGGTCTTTTtggtgttttgattttgttttgttttattgtctTGTCTTCTGCAGGATGCCCTGGCCCTGGGTTTTGATTTTAGAGTGTTTCAGGGGTGGTGTCCTGTGTGCAATTAATGTGTTCTGGTGCCTTGACTTGCGTTTTGGGACCGAACTGGTAGTCATTGGTTGGGAGGCCCATGCAAGTTTTTAGTATTGTGAAAGTGaagaaggggaagaaaaaaTGTTCTTTTAACCCACCACTCCAACTAATTCAATTATTCTCATACTATTGCAAAAGACCATATTGTGAAGACATACCAGTCGTCTCAGTGTTTCTCAATACGGTGACCGGTATGTTGCACTAGTGGTTAGGTAGACTTTAACATCCTCATGGTCCTATCATTTAGCGTACTTATTTAGCTTCTTTCCTTGCTTAAAGAAGGGGTCTAACTCTCACTTATACTTATGCATTATATCATCTCTCTGAAGTTGGAATGATTTTTGGGTACCTTTGGGTATCTCATGTAATAAACGTTTACGAATATGATTTTGGATGCAGATCAGATTTGTGTAATCCAAAGGCATCTCCCCTGAGTTACATGAAGAATGAGCATATATGTGGTAGGCCTTTGGGGCTTCGATTTGATAAGAAAACTGGTGATTTATACATTGCAGATGCATATCTCGGGCTGATGAAGGTGGGGCCAGAAGGTGGATTGGCAACATCACTTACCACTGAGGCCGAAGGTGTCCCGCTGAGGTTTACTAATGATCTAGACATAGATGAGGAGGGTAACATCTACTTTACAGATAGCAGCACCAAATACCAGAGGAGGTATGGTtttgatgtttctttttttcGGGAGGTGGATGACCCAAGTGTCAGATGGTATTAAGAATGCCACTTACGAATGACATTAATCCTGTTCAGTGATACACATGATCTGACTTAGCCAAAATCATGTTTGATGCTTGTTAAATTATTTTCCAAGTTCCTTGAATTCATTTAGCTGGTCTTGGATACCTTCAAGAGGGCTGCAAGTGTTTCCTGGTGTTGTGTGATTGATGTTGGTTTTCCCTTGTCAATCATTGTCATCATTAGGCATCAGCTGACACAATAAATCCTTTGTAGGAACTTCTTGCAGTTGGTTTTTTCTGGGGACATTAGCGGGAGGGTCCTAAAGTATAACccgaaaacaaaagaaaccacTGAACTTGtgagaaatcttcaatttccaaATGGTGTCTCCTTAAGCAAGGATGGAGCTTTCTTTGTCTTTTGTGAAGGATCCCTTGGCAGGTAAGTTTGGTTGCATTTCTCTATTTTCCCCAGTTTTTGTTGCTTGGAGCTAATATTTTGCTTCATTCAGCTTTGTATCTAAGGAAAACTGACATCCTTTGATTAGCTTAAATTCCTTGAGAAAATGCCACTACCGCTTACTCTGGATCGATCCATAAGAGTGTCACCTTTGAATTCACCAGATTGCTCTTGAGGAACTTACATTATTCATGAATTTTACAATTACTGAAGCATCCCGAGTTCTCTTACATTATTCATGAGTTCTACAGTATGCGCTGTTTTACTTCTACATACTCATTCAACATGTTGGATGCAGATTGAGCAAATACTGGTTGAAAGGAGAGAAAGCAGGGACTTCAGAGGTATTAGCTCTCTTACCTGGATTTCCAGACAATGTCAGAACCAATGAAAAGGGTGAATTTTGGGTGGCGATCCACTGTCGTCGGAACTTGTACACTCACAT is part of the Tripterygium wilfordii isolate XIE 37 chromosome 7, ASM1340144v1, whole genome shotgun sequence genome and encodes:
- the LOC120002175 gene encoding protein STRICTOSIDINE SYNTHASE-LIKE 3; amino-acid sequence: MTPTAILAGLLLLVSIYCATDPFNHGAISDFPDFVAHKIELPPWAEVPTDRDTQNLLQKSEIKFLNQVQGPESMAFDPQGRGPYTGVADGRILFWNGETWTDFAYTSDNRSDLCNPKASPLSYMKNEHICGRPLGLRFDKKTGDLYIADAYLGLMKVGPEGGLATSLTTEAEGVPLRFTNDLDIDEEGNIYFTDSSTKYQRRNFLQLVFSGDISGRVLKYNPKTKETTELVRNLQFPNGVSLSKDGAFFVFCEGSLGRLSKYWLKGEKAGTSEVLALLPGFPDNVRTNEKGEFWVAIHCRRNLYTHICALYPRLRMALLKLPISAKIHFLIHIGGRPHGVVAKYSPEGKLLQILEDNQGKVVKAVSEVEEKDGKLWMGSVLMSFVAVYNLA